The DNA segment ATGTTGTTTGTGGCGTTGGTGGCGACAATCAAGCTGTCGAAGGTGGTTAAGTAGTTCTCGCCGTCGCGAAGAAACATGCGGTGGATATTGTACTTGTCGAAGGCGAAGAATCGGTAAGTGTCCAGTTTCTGGTCGCCAAGTGCAACTGGACGCTTGAGAACTCCAAGGGTGTCCGCGAAAGCGGAATGTGCGGCCTCATTCTCATTTACTAGGATGGCAATCCTAAACACTACTTCCCCCTGTCTGGAGTTCACCCTGTCCGTAGACGGGTTAGCGGAGTCCCTTCATCGCGGGTGCGGGCATACGCTGGTGCGAATTGAGGAAGTAGGGACCGGTATGAAGGATACATTACGAGCCGGTTTGACATTCGAGTTTGAATTCCAAATCCCGGAATTCACATAAGTCACACAGCAGTACGTCCGCGCCGTCCGCATGCAGGCCTGTTGCCTCTCGGCTGGGCCGAATGGCCCGAATGAATTAACAATCTCGCGACGCCGCAATCCTATATCCCAGACGGCGATCCTGCAACGTACATGATACCGACAAAGACTACCGCGCGGACCGCATTGCGCATAACGCCTCATAAGCGAGCATTAGTGTCACCAGGAAATAGCTACGTAACTTAAGTCAAAAGGCAGGCAGGGCTACCTCCAAGAAGGATCTTCCGGTATTTCTCAGAAACACACGAGTAGCCATACTTATACTCACAATAGGCGGGAGTAGACTCTTTAATGTCTGCTCTCCGTTTGTACCCTCAAGCTTGTACCCTTGAGACTCGTTGACGCTTTCCCGAACACTGCGGTATTTTTAGCGGCAAATCTTAGGCGCCTCACCGTCTAATAATATCGGGGACCTCACCTCCCGCGAGTAAGCGAGTCTCAAACATTGCGAATGCCTTGCTGCGCGGGCGAAGTCTGAGCAATCGCGTTGATCGCTGCGCTCGCCAGCATAACGGTTGTGAAGGAAAGCAATGTTAAGACTTTCAGCAACCGAGTCAACGATCTCATATCGAGACTATATCAGCCCGGCGTGTTCAGCACGGCGAATTGCTTCCAGGCGAGTGTGGACGTCTAGCTTTCGCAGGATGTGTTGGATGTGATTGTTGACGGTGGTTCGGCTGATGTGAAGCTGCTCAGCTACGGCCGTTGTTGTAACGCCCTTAGCCAGGAGTCTGAGCACGCTGACTTCGCGATCAGAGAGTTCCGTTTCACGAGCGGGCGCCCGAGTTGAAGAGATCAAAGTGGTAGCTAGCTCCGGGGCGAGCCCCGTGCCCGTGACGACAAAATCGCGTACGAGCAGCTCGAGCCGCTTGCGAACATCGATTTGACGAACGATGTGTATTGAGTAAGGCAGCGTGGTGTTGGCTTCATCGGCGATCAGCACAGAGACATTGCACCATTGCCTGCCGCTTGCTGTCTGAATGTGAAGATCGAAGTTGCTGACTGGATGGTGATTGCGAACGGCCTGCTGGACGCTGCAGTCGGCTGAGCACACGGGACCGCATTCATCCATTCCCTGAATGATCTCGCCGCACGTCTTGCCGATCGCATCGGCCGCGGTCAGGCCAAACATTGCTTCAGCCGCGATGTTCCAGGCGGCCATGTGGCCGACCCCGTCGACGGCAAAAGCCGCGTCCGAAGTGCTCTCCACCAGGTCTTTGATCTCGCGAAGCCGCATGAGCAACCTGACCACTTATTTGATGTGCCTTGATTATTGTTTAAAGGCCGGGAAAAGGCAATCATACTGCGCAATCGAGGCTTCGCAGGCAAAGGGAAAACTAACTGAGAAATACGTCCTCATCTTGTCGAACCCGGAGGAAGAATATGAAAGGTAGAATCGTCAATCTTAGAAAGCTGTTCCCGCTGGTCGCTGTGCTCGTCTGTGCGAGTGTTGCCAATCCTCAGGCGGATCGCCGTCTGCCCGACCTCACCATACAAGCAGGAACTGTAACTGAGAAATCGCCAGTAGTGGATCTGAAAACCGCGGGTAAAGAGGTGGCTCCGGGAGTGTTTGAAGTGGACCCCGCTTCTATTCGCGGCAAGCGGCTCGGACTACCTCGTGGTGGCCAAGCCTTACGGGCAATCTGCATCGGACAATGGAGGAAGGGCGAATGCAAGGGGATCTACATCGAGTGGTAGCTACTACTCTGAGCTAACAACTCGCTCAACACGGATCGTTTACCTCGACGTTAGGCGCCGACCGTACGGGCCGGCGCGGATGGACGCTAGGCTGCTTTCTTTACGACTACTCTTACAATGCCACGACTTTGCGCGCCTCGAGCACGTACACATCAAGCCCGCCTCTTTACAATCCAATCATCAAAATGATTAGGCCTGATTATTGTCCTCCGAACGGAGACAAGTGATCATAAGGGACAAAGAAGTACGCTTGTAGAAACGGCTGGAAACTCGCGCTGGAAAATTCGGGCCGGAAAGTCGGGCTCAAGATGATCTTCTCAAAGGCTACAGGTTATGGAATCCGCGCGCTGGCCTATCTGGCCAAGCACCCCCATACCGGGCTGTGTGGCCTTCAAGAGATCGCCGAACACGAGCACATTCCGCCGGTCTACTTGCGCAAGGTGCTCGGTGAGCTTCGCCGCCATCGGCTGTTGCGCTCGGTCAAGGGGATTCACGGAGGATACGAATTGGCGCGGCCGCCTCAGACCATAACGCTGTGGGAGGTATTTCGACTGTTGGAGCCGGACCCTTATCTGGATGCGTGCATATTGGGATGCGGCCCATGTGATCCTGAGTCATCGTGCGCGCTGCACGAAGACTGGCAGAAGCTGCGAAGCGGGTTGGTTGGGCTGATGCAAACCAAGACGATCTCCGAAGTAGCCGCCTCTGCTTCAACTCATCAGCAGGCTGGCGTTTCGGACACATAGCGACGGAGACAAAAACCGGAGCGGACTTATGTCAGACGCGAAGACTAGATTCAAATTGGTGGTGTTAAGCACATTCGTTGTCGCATCGCTCGCCGTCGTATCGGCGCAGACACAAGCTCCGTCGCCCGCCGCTACGCTGTTCGAGAAGAGCTGCTATAGCTGCCACAACATCGGCGGCGGAGACAAGAAAGGCCCCGACCTCAAAGGCGTCACCTCGCGACGGACTCGCGAATGGCTGCACCAGTACATCGCCTCGCCCGCAAGTATGAATCGCAACGGCGATCCTGCGGCGGCCGAGCTGTTTAAGAAGTACGCTCCCGAAGTCATGCCTGATCAGGCGACGACCCCGGACCAGATCGACGCGATCCTGGCGTTGATCGAGGATCTCTCGAAGAAGAACGAAACCTTCGTGCCCGCGGGCGCGAAACTCGCCAGGCCGATCGTTCCATCCGACATCGATGCCGGACTCGCGCTGTTCACCGGAAGCGCGCCACTTGAAAGTGAGGGCACTGCGTGCATCTCGTGTCACAACGTAAACGGAGTCGCCACACTGGGCGGTGGAACGCTCGGCCCTGATTTGACTGCTGTCAACACGAAGTACAAAGACCCGGAGCTGATCGGGATTCTCCAGAATCCCAACTTCCCGACGATGAAGAGCGTGTTCGGAACGCGCCCGCTTGCCGACGAAGAGATCGTCCGACTGTTCGCCTATTTTCAGAACGCCAAGCTGACTCAACCGGCAGCGCAGATGAACCCGGGAATCGTCCGGCTCGATCCGTGGTTCGTGGTGGTTGGCTTCTTTCTGACGTTGCTCTCGGTGTGGTCGTTCAGTTTGATCTGGCGGAATCGGCTTCAGGGCGTGCGCGAGCCGATTGTAAGCGCGGCCGCAAAGAGTCACAAGAGGCATAAGAGATGAAGGTTCAGGGTTCAGGGTTCAGGGTTCGTGGTTCAGGGTTCCGGGTTCGTGGTTCAACTCGGAACTCTGAACCCTGAACCCTGAACCGTTTTTTCCGGAGGAAACAGTGAACTGGATCAAAGACATAATCAGCCCTGAGACGCGCTCCTGGGAAGAGTTCTATCGCAACCGCTGGCAGCACGACAAAGTGATCCGCAGCACTCACGGCGTCAACTGCACCGGCGGATGCAGTTGGAACATTTACGTCAAGCAGGGCATCGTGACCTGGGAGATGCAAGCGCTCGACTACCCGCTGCTCGAGGACGGCCTGCCTCCATACGAACCGCGCGGCTGTCAGCGAGGCATTTCGTATTCGTGGTACCTCTACAGCCCGATTCGCGTGAAGTACCCGTACATTCGAGGCGCGCTGCTCGATCTGTGGCGCAAGGCCAAAGAAGAATTCGAAGATCCTGTCGACGCATGGGAGTCCATCGTCACCGACGACGAGTCACGCTCTCGCTATCAACGCGCTCGCGGCAAGGGCGGGTTCCGGCGCGGCAGTTGGGAAGAGATGCAAGAGATCATCGCCGCTTCGGTCATTTACACAATCAAGAAGCACGGCTCCGATCGTATCGTCGGCTTCTCTCCGATTCCCGCGATGTCTTTCTTGAGCTACGCCGCCGGCTCGAGATTCCTTCAACTGCTCGGCGGGGTGAACCTGAGCTTCTACGATTGGTACTGTGATCTTCCTCCCGCGTCGCCCGAAGTCTGGGGCGAGCAGACCGACGTCGCCGAAAGCGCCGATTGGTACAACTCGAAGTTTCTCGCGGTGATGGGATCGAACCTGAACATGACCCGCACGCCGGATTGCCACTTCGCCGCCGAGTCGCGTCACAACGGAACGAAGATGGTGGTTCTCGCGCCGGACTTCAGCCAGGTGTCGAAGTACGCCGACCAGTGGATTCCGCTTCACGCAGGGCAGGACGGGCCGTTTTGGATGGCGGTGAATCACGTCATCCTCAAAGAGTTTCACGTCGAGAAGAAGACGCCGTACTTTCTCGACTACGTCAAGCGATACAGCGATTCGCCATTTCTAGTGAAGCTCGAAAAGTTCGTAGTACCGCCTTCAGGCGGAAGTTCGTACGGCGGTCACAAACAATCGGTTGAGTTCGAAGGTACAAACTTTCCGCCTGAAGGCGGTACTACAAACTCCTACAAGCCTGGCCGACTCCTTCGCGCGAACAAACTTGCGAAGTACAAAGACGAAGAGAACGGCGATTGGAAATTCCTCGTCTACGATTCGATTTCGAATCAAGCTCGAATGCCCGGCGGTTCCGTAGGTCATCGCTGGGGTCAGACCCAAGGCAAATGGAACCTCGAGTTCAAAGACCCGTCCGACGGCTCGGAGATCGATCCGCAGTTGAGCTTCATCGATAACCCTGACGTCGTCGTCGAAGTTTCGTTCCTCGAGTTTGGAGCGGATGAGACCTTCCGGCGATCAGTCCCCGCCAAGTGGATCGAGACCGAAGACGGCAAGGTCCTGGTCACGACGGTCTACGATCTATTGATGGCGCAGTTCGGTGTGAGCCGAGGACTCGCCGGCGACTATCCCGAAGACTACAACGATACGCGCCTCTCATACACCCCTGCCTGGCAGGAGCAGTGGACCGGCGTTTCAAAAGAGACCGTCATCAAGTTCGCGCGCGAGTGGGCTTCGACCGCGGCGAAGACCGAAGGCAAGTGCTCGGTCATCATCGGCGCGGGGGTCAATCACTGGTATCACAACAATCTGATTTACCGCTCGGCGATCACGGCGCTGATGCTGTGCGGATGCGTGGGCAAGAACGGAGGAGGATTAAACCACTACGTTGGTCAGGAGAAGCTTGCGCCGGTCGCGCCGTGGAGCAACATCGCATTCGCGCGCGACTGGGTTAACGCGGTGCGCTTGCAGAACGCGCCGTCGTGGCACTACGTCCACAGCGAACAGTGGCGCTACGAAGGCGAGTTCACCGACTATCACCCCGTCCCGCAAGATGGCCCGCAGAACGGCGACCGTAGCTTCGCAAGCGGGCACACAATCGACATGCAAGCCAAAGCGGTGCGATGCGGCTGGCTTCCTTTTTATCCGCAGTTCAACAAGCCGAATCCGCTGGTCGTTCAAGAGGCGGTCAAATCAGGCGCAAAGACCGATCAAGAGATCATCGACCACGTTGTTCGCCAGATTCAGCAGAAAAAGCTTCCGCTCTCGGTCGAGAAGCCAAGCTCGAAAGCGAACTGGCCTCGTGTGTGGTTCATCTGGCGCGGCAACGCGTTGATGGCCAGCGCTAAGGGTCACGAGTTTTTCCTGAAGCACTATCTTGGAACTCATCACAACGACATCGCCGACGAGTGCGCCGAAGGAACGGTGAAGGATGTCGACATGAAGTCCGAAGCTCCGCAGGGAAAGATGGACCTCGTCGTCGATCTGAATTTCCGAATGGACACATCCGCGCTTTACTCGGACATCGTTCTGCCCGCCGCGACCTGGTACGAAAAGGCTGATCTGAACTCGACGGACATGCACTCGTTTATTCATCCGCTGTCGGAAGCCGTGCCGCCGTGCTGGGAATCCAAGAGCGACTGGGACATCTTCCGCGGCCTCGCAAAGCGCGTCAGCGAGATGTCGGCAAAGCATCTCCCGGCTCCTATCAGAGACTTGGTCGCGACGCCGCTCGCGCATGACACCCCCGACGAGATGGCGCAGCCGGATATCAAAGACTGGGGCAAAGGCGAGTGCGAGCCGATACCCGGAAAGACGATGGGCCACTTCACTCTGGTCGAACGCGACTACGTGAACCTCTACAACCAGTTCATCTCGCTCGGCCCGCTGGCGAGAAAGAACGGCATGGGCGCTCACGGTGTGAAGTACGCGATCGAAGACTTCTACGACGAAGTAGTCGAGTCGCAACAGCACACGATCGAACAGTGGAACGGCAACAAGTATCCTTCGCTCAAGCGCGCAGAAGACGCGGCGAACATGATTCTTCATTTCGCGCCCGAGACGAACGGCGAGCTTGCTTATCGCGCGTATCAATTCGTCGAGAAGAAAGTCGGCCGCCCGCTCGCCGATCTTGCGGAGAAGAGCCGCCACGCGCGCGCGACCTATCGTGACTTGCAGGCACAGCCGCGGCGGTTGTTGAACAGCCCGATGTGGTCCGGCCTCATGCACGATGGGCGAGCTTACTCGGCCTTCACTTACAACTACGAGCGGCTGGTGCCGTGGCGGACGCTCACGGGCCGGCAGCAGTTCTATCTAGATCACGAAGGCTACATCGCGTTCGGCGAGAACTTGCCGACTTACAAGCCTTCGCCGAAGCCCGCCGCTTATGGCGATCTGAAGAACAGCACCAAAGAAGGCAAGACGAAAGCGCTCAATTACCTGACGCCTCACGGCAAGTGGCACATTCACTCTACGTTTTCGGACAACCATCGCATGATGACGTTGTCGCGAGGCTGTGAGCCGGTGTGGATGAACGACGAGGACGCCGCTGACATAGACATCAGGGACAACGACTGGGTCGAGGTCTACAACGACAACGGCGTCGTCTGCACGCGAGCCGTTGTGAGCGCCCGAATTCCGAAAGGCGTGTGCATTCAATACCACTCGCCCGAAAGAACGCTGTCGGTGCCGAAGTCGCCGATGCGCGGCAATCGTCGCGCAGGCGGACACAACAGCCTGACGCGAATCCGGTTGAAGCCGAACCTGATGGTCGGAGGGTACGGGCAATTCACTTATCACTTCAACTACTGGGGCCCGACCGGAGTGAACCGCGACACTTTTGTGCTGGTGCGCAAACTCGAGAAGGTGAGCTGGTAAGAGGAATGATCCACAGATGACACAGATCAACGCAGAAGGACAATAGCAAAGGAAGAAACGTGCTTGCGGTGTTCTTGAATGAGAAGGAAGGCAAGGACCACGGACGAAGGCAGATGAAAACAGGTACCACGAGAAAGAGGTCGCCGGCGCTACGGCTTGTCCCCTTCCCCCATTTCTATCTGTGTTATCTGCGTTTATCTGTGGATGAGGCTCCAAGGAGATAAAGATGGACGTTCGCTTACAGATTTCAATGGTGTTTCACCTTGACAAGTGTATCGGCTGCCACACGTGCTCGATCGCTTGCAAGAATGTTTGGACCGATCGCAAAGGCGCCGAGTACATGTGGTGGAACAACGTCGAAACCAAACCCGGCACCGGCTACCCGACCGCGTGGGAAGATCAGACCAAGTACAAAGGCGGGTGGGAGCAGAAGAACGGGCAGCCCGATCTCAAGATGGGGGGCCGCGTCCTGCGAGTGCTGAACATCTTTCACAATCCGTACCTGCCCAAGCTCGACGATTACTACGAGCCGTGGACCTACAAGTACGAAGACCTGTTCAATGCGCCCGAAGGCGCCGATCAGCCGACTGCTCGTCCGATCTCAATGGTCACCGGCAAGTACATGAACGTCGAAGCCGGGCCGAACTGGGATGATGATCTCGGCGGCTCGCCTATTTACGCCGCGAACGATCCAAATCTCGAAGCGCTCACCGAGGAGCAACGCGCCGAGCTGTTCGAGATCGAACGTCTGGTGTTCTTCTATCTGCCTCGCATCTGCAATCACTGCTTGAACGCGGCGTGCGTCGCGGCGTGCCCGTCAGGGGCGATCTACAAACGCGGCGAAGACGGCATCGTGCTAATCAATCAAGAGGTCTGCCGAGGTTGGCGCATGTGCGTGACCGCTTGCCCGTACAAGAAGACTTTCTACAACTGGTCAACTGGCAAATCGGAAAAGTGCATCCTGTGCTTCCCGAGGCTCGAGACCGGCCAGGCGCCTGCATGCTTCCACTCGTGCGTTGGAAGGATTCGTTATCTGGGCGCCCTGTTGTATGACGCCGACCGCTTGCTCGATGCGATGAAGGTCCCCGACGACAAACTGGTCGAAGCTCAGCGCGATTTGATCCTCGATCCATTCGATCGCGAAGTGATTGCCGAGGCTATGAAGAACGGGATCGATGAGGGCGCAATTGAAGCCGCCCAGCGCTCGCCGGTCTACCGGTACGTCAAGGAGTGGAACCTCGCGTTGCCGCTGCACGCCGAGTTCCGCACGCTGCCGATGCTCTTCTACGTGCCGCCTCTGTTGCCGGTGATGGCCAAGAGCGAGGACGGACTCTACGACGCTTCAAACAAAGAGCTGTTCAGCCCGATCGAGAAGTCGCGGCTCCCGATGGAGTACATGGCGAAGCTGTTCTCGGGCGGCAACGTGGACCTCGTGCAATATGCGCTGAAGAAGCAATACGCGATTCGACTATTCAAGCGCATGGAAACGGTCGGCGATATAGACCATGCGACGGTGAAGCGCGCCCTCGAGCAAGTGAACACTTCCGAAGAAGAGGCGGAGCAAATATACCGGCTGACTTCGCTGGCCACGATGGACGAGAGGTACGTGATACCGCCTTCTCATCGCGAAGAAGCGATGCAAATGCTGAACGACGATACGTGGGCAGAGAAGGGCGAGGTCGGGTTGGGCTTTCGTGAGTTACCTGTAAGGGGCGCATAAGCTCGATGTCCGACAAACTTCAGTTTGTCACTCGCTGATCGCCGACTTAAGGACTCGCGACAAACTGAAGTTTGTCGGACTTTTCCTGGGAGGGTAACGATGATCAAGATACTTTCGCTGCTAGTCATAGCCTTATCGATCTCGTCTGCGGTTTTCTCAGCCGTGGGTCAGGATAAGCCTACGTCTGCGCAGGCGTCGCCGCCCGCGCGAAAGATCCCGGGCATCACAACTGAGGATGCCTTTCCCCGTGGCTGCGTGGACTGCCACACCAATCACCCTGAGATGAACCTGGACGCCAGAATCAGTTCGCTGATGAAGGGGTGGAATAACAAGGTGGAACCGGCGCTCCTTGCCAAGGCGCAAGCCACCGCCCCGACTGGCGTCACCTTGAAGGGTAAACACCCGGTCGCCGCTTTCGCACTCAAGAACATCCCCGCGGGCTGCCTGACGTGCCACAGTAAGAAGTCGACAACGGCGCCCCCCTTCGCGCAGATGCTGCACAAAATCCATCTGACCGGAGGGGAGGAAAACCACTTCCTGACGGTGAACCAGGGGGAATGTACGCACTGTCACAAGCTCAACGTGTCAACGGGGCTGTGGTCGCTGCCGAGCGCCCCCGAACCGTAACTGTTTCTTTGGAGCACTATGAATCATCTCTACGAAATTCTTGCGAGCTCGCTCGAGTACCCTGGCGAAGATTGGAACACGCGTCTCGATCGTTGCAAACAATGGTTGACTATTCAGGAGCCCGACGTCGCGGTGCAGTTCATCAGGTTCCGCCGGAAGGTCAAGGATCTCTCGATCGACAAGCTGCAGGAACTGTACACGCAGACGTTCGATCTGAATCCGGTCTGCACGCTCGATATCGGCTATCACCTGTTCGGCGAGAACTACAAACGCGGCGAGTTGTTGGCGAAGCTTCGTGAGACGGAAGCGCCGTACGAACTGGGCCAGGCGAATCAGTTGCCCGACCACTTGCCCGTGCTGCTCCGGTTGCTCGCGAAGCTCGAGGATGAAGAACTGCGACTAGCGCTGATCGGTGAGATTCTGATTCCGGCGCTGGGCAAGATGCTTGAAGCCCTCAGCCAAACCGAGAATCCGTATCGGGACCTGATCGAGGTCATCAGCAATGCGCTAAAGAACGAAGTACCGGAAGGTAGCGCACGCTGCCAGCTTGCGCCGGGTGAAGAGATCCCCGAGCTTTATCGCATTTCGGCGAAGGCGCCGGCCCGGTGAGGGTTAATGGAGTTCGTAGTTCGGCCTTCAGGCGGAAGTTCGTAGCGCAAATTCTCCGCCAGGTACGAACTTCCGCCTGAAGGCCGAACTACGAACGTTGGGAGTGATGATGCTTAACCTCGATAATCTACTCTTCGTCATGTTTCCCTACACCGTGATCATTCTCGCGGTCGTCGTCACGGCGCAGCGGTATTTCAAGAAGGGCTTCACCTACTCGAGCCTGTCGTCGCAGTTCCTCGAAGGCGGCGAGCTGTTCTACGGGTCGGTGCCATTTCACATCGGCATACTCGGAGTGTTGGCCGGCCACCTGATCGGCTTTGTGTTTCCAAAGAGTGTGCTGTTGTTCAACAGCGTTCCGCTGAGGCTGTATATCCTCGAAAGCACCGCGCTGCTGTTCGGACTGATGTGTCTGGTCGGCATCGTGAACCTGATCGTGCGCCGGCATATCTCGGCTCGCGTTCGCGCAGTGACTTCGCTGATGGATGTGGTCGTGCTGCTTCTTCTTTTGATTCAAGTCGTGCTCGGTGTCTACACCGCGATCTTCTATCGCTGGGGTTCGGCGTGGTACGCGGCTTCGGCGGTGCCTTATCTGCGCTCGCTGTTCACGCTTCAACCTGACGTGGCGATGATCGCGCCGCTGCCCATGGTGGTGAAGGCGCACTTCCTGAACGCGTGGGTGCTGGTGGCGGTTTTTGGTTTCTCGCGCTTGGTTCACATGCTCGTCGTGCCGATTCACTATCTGTGGCGCCCTTATCAGCTTGTGATCTGGAACTGGAACCGCAAACGCATTCGTGGCCAGGCTCCGCGACCGAGACCCGCTCCTGCCGAGGTGATAGTGCCGGCGAGCGAAAGGCCAGCCAAGAGCAGTCCGGCTTTCACGAGGTAAGAGGATGAGCTTAAGGACGGCAAAAATAATCTCACTGCTCGTGACCATAGCCGGCGCGATCGTGCTGCTGCAGGGCGCGACGTTCACTTGGCTCGGCAATCAGCAGGGCTACGAGCCGGCACAGCCGATTGCTTTTTCGCACAAGGTTCACGCGGGCGATATCCAGATTCAGTGTTTGTACTGTCACTCGGCCGCCGAGAAGTCCAAGGTCGCAGGCATCCCGGCCGCTTCGACGTGTATGAACTGCCACTTGCAGATCAAGAAGGACTCGCCCGAGATTCAGAAGATCACGCAGGCGCTAGCGGACAACAGACCGATCGAGTGGGTGAGAGTGCATAGTCTGCCGGATCACGCGCGCTTCGATCACAGCCGCCACGCCGCGGCCGGTATCAAGTGCCAGCAATGCCACGGCGCGATCGAGACGATGGAGCGAGTCTCGCAGTTCGAGACGCTTTCGATGGGAATGTGCGTGACGTGTCACAGGACTCATCGCGAGGTGACTTTGGATGAGAACGGCAAGCCGGTGATTTCACGCGAGGCGACGCCGAAGAGATTGATGGCTTCGACTGATTGTTCGGTTTGTCACCACTGAACGCTGGCGGGCATGTAGGGGCGGCCCTCCGTGGCCGCCCCTCCTCGGCCGACCAGCGCAAGCCTCAGCATGGAGGGGCGGCCACAGAGTGCCGCCCTTACAAGGTCAAAAATGAGCGGCGAAAAGCTTTGGAAGAGATTCCAGCAACAAGACGCGGACGACGTGCCGCAGCTCGTCAATATTGACTCATCGCGGTTGCCCCGCTCTGGAGTGTCAAGGCGAACCTTCATTGAAATGATCGGTTTCTCGGCTGCGGCGCTCGCATTCACCAGTTGCCGCGCGCCCGAACAGAAGATCATTCCGTACCTGAAACAACCAGTCGAGTTCACTCCCGGCGTTGCGAGTTGGTTTGCTTCCACGTGCGCCGGCTGCAGCGCCGGTTGCGGAGTGTTGGTCAAAGTTCGCGACGGCCGGCCGATCAAGATCGAAGGCAATCCCGAACATCCGCTAAACGGCGGCGGTCTGTGCGCGGTGGCTCACGGAATGGTTTTCGGCCTTTACGATTCGGATCGCCTAAGGCAGCCGCTGATCGGCTCGAAGCCGGCTACGTGGGCGGACGTTGATCGTCAGATCATCGACATCCTCGCCGCGACACAGAAGACCGGCGAAAAAGTCCGCGTGCTCACCGGGACGATCACGAGTCCTACTTCGCGAGAAGCAATCGCAAAGTTTCTGAGTCAATTCAAGGATGGAAAACACATCGTCTACGAAGCGGTCTCCACCG comes from the Acidobacteriota bacterium genome and includes:
- the narI gene encoding respiratory nitrate reductase subunit gamma, translating into MLNLDNLLFVMFPYTVIILAVVVTAQRYFKKGFTYSSLSSQFLEGGELFYGSVPFHIGILGVLAGHLIGFVFPKSVLLFNSVPLRLYILESTALLFGLMCLVGIVNLIVRRHISARVRAVTSLMDVVVLLLLLIQVVLGVYTAIFYRWGSAWYAASAVPYLRSLFTLQPDVAMIAPLPMVVKAHFLNAWVLVAVFGFSRLVHMLVVPIHYLWRPYQLVIWNWNRKRIRGQAPRPRPAPAEVIVPASERPAKSSPAFTR
- a CDS encoding cytochrome c3 family protein, with the protein product MSLRTAKIISLLVTIAGAIVLLQGATFTWLGNQQGYEPAQPIAFSHKVHAGDIQIQCLYCHSAAEKSKVAGIPAASTCMNCHLQIKKDSPEIQKITQALADNRPIEWVRVHSLPDHARFDHSRHAAAGIKCQQCHGAIETMERVSQFETLSMGMCVTCHRTHREVTLDENGKPVISREATPKRLMASTDCSVCHH